A single Alosa sapidissima isolate fAloSap1 chromosome 17, fAloSap1.pri, whole genome shotgun sequence DNA region contains:
- the LOC121688741 gene encoding C-C chemokine receptor type 9-like — translation MGEEYADYDTSTSTTNYTDFGDLEFEGMCNRKWVREFRGYYEPPLFWMIFALGMFGNLLVVWIYTTVHNRLKTMTDMYLLNLAIADLLFLFTLPFWAIDAQSGWIFADGFCKVMSALYKINFFASMLLLTCISVDRYVAIVHVTEAHNQSKRVRLLQSKLACLVVWLASGILAMPEFIFAKVKPEASGSFCTLVYWNNEHNRTKVLVLSLQICMGFCIPLLVMVCCYSVIIRKLLQARNFEKHKALRVIFAVVAVFIISQLPYNAHLVVEAGQASNATMTDCNTLISFDVIGQVVKSLAYLHCCINPFLYAFIGVRFRKDLLKLLHKVTCGTLTAPAMPPKRPSVMSDTDTTPALSL, via the exons ATGGGAGAAGAATATGCTGACTATGATACGTCCACCAGCACCACAAAT TATACTGATTTTGGTGATCTGGAATTTGAGGGCATGTGCAACAGGAAATGGGTCCGTGAATTCCGAGGATACTACGAGCCCCCTCTGTTTTGGATGATCTTTGCGCTGGGCATGTTTGGTAACCTTTTAGTGGTGTGGATCTATACAACTGTCCACAACCGGCTGAAAACCATGACTGACATGTATTTGCTCAACTTGGCCATAGCTGACCTGCTCTTCCTGTTCACGCTGCCCTTCTGGGCTATCGATGCCCAGAGTGGCTGGATCTTCGCTGACGGCTTCTGCAAGGTGATGTCCGCTTTGTACAAGATCAACTTCTTCGCCAGCATGCTCCTACTGACCTGCATCAGCGTGGACCGCTATGTGGCCATCGTCCATGTCACAGAGGCCCACAACCAGAGCAAGCGGGTCAGACTACTGCAGAGCAAGCTGGCCTGCCTGGTGGTCTGGCTGGCCTCCGGCATCCTGGCCATGCCCGAGTTCATCTTCGCCAAGGTGAAGCCGGAGGCGTCAGGGTCGTTCTGCACGTTGGTGTACTGGAACAATGAGCACAACCGCACCAAGGTTCTGGTGCTGTCGCTGCAGATCTGCATGGGCTTCTGCATCCCGCTGTTGGTCATGGTCTGCTGCTACTCTGTCATCATCCGGAAGCTTCTCCAGGCGCGCAACTTCGAGAAGCACAAGGCCCTGCGCGTTATCTTCGCCGTGGTGGCGGTGTTTATCATCTCCCAGTTGCCATACAACGCTCACCTGGTGGTGGAGGCAGGGCAGGCCAGCAATGCCACCATGACCGATTGCAACACGCTAATCAGCTTCGACGTGATCGGCCAAGTGGTGAAGAGCCTGGCCTACCTGCACTGCTGCATCAATCCCTTCCTCTACGCGTTCATTGGCGTGCGCTTCAGGAAGGATCTCCTCAAGCTGCTGCACAAGGTCACCTGTGGGACACTGACGGCACCAGCAATGCCGCCCAAGCGGCCTTCGGTCATGTCCGACACAGACACCACCCCAGCGCTGTCCCTCTAA